A single region of the Phycisphaerae bacterium RAS1 genome encodes:
- the gpr gene encoding L-glyceraldehyde 3-phosphate reductase, which yields MNYRRLGKAGVKVSEIALGNWLTHGNGVGDDVARACIRKAYDLGVNFFDTADIYNRGAAEEVFGRELAAFRRQDIVLATKLFWPMSDNVNDKGLSRKHTFEALHNSLRRLKTDYIDLYQCHRHDPEVEMFEIVRTMDDLTRQGKILYWGVSEWPAIEIANACAIARQINAYPPVSSQPEYSYAARRIETNGVISACRQEGVGNVVWSPLKQGLLSGKYSGGKVPADSRAASDRMSGFLKEIDRRIVDRVDQLRGAAQRCGGTPAQLALAWLLRRETVSSVITGATRVPQVEENCAAIDMKLDDAVMKQIDELFPARDFQ from the coding sequence ATGAATTACCGCCGACTCGGCAAAGCAGGCGTCAAGGTCTCCGAAATCGCGCTGGGCAATTGGCTCACGCACGGCAACGGCGTCGGCGACGACGTCGCCCGCGCCTGCATCCGCAAGGCCTACGACCTGGGCGTCAACTTCTTCGACACCGCCGACATCTACAACCGCGGCGCCGCCGAAGAGGTCTTCGGTCGCGAGCTGGCCGCCTTCCGTCGCCAGGATATCGTGCTCGCCACCAAACTCTTCTGGCCCATGAGCGACAACGTCAACGACAAGGGCCTGTCGCGCAAGCACACGTTCGAAGCCCTGCACAACTCGCTCCGACGACTGAAGACCGACTACATCGATCTCTACCAGTGCCACCGTCACGATCCTGAAGTCGAGATGTTCGAGATCGTTCGCACCATGGACGACCTCACGCGACAGGGAAAAATCCTCTACTGGGGCGTGAGCGAGTGGCCGGCGATCGAAATCGCCAACGCCTGCGCCATCGCCCGGCAGATCAACGCCTATCCCCCCGTCTCCAGCCAGCCCGAGTACAGCTACGCCGCCCGCCGCATCGAGACCAACGGCGTCATCAGCGCCTGCCGCCAGGAGGGCGTCGGCAACGTTGTCTGGAGCCCGCTCAAGCAGGGCCTGCTCTCCGGCAAGTACAGCGGCGGAAAGGTCCCCGCCGACAGCCGCGCCGCCAGCGACCGCATGAGCGGATTTCTCAAGGAGATCGACCGGCGCATCGTCGATCGCGTCGACCAGCTTCGCGGCGCGGCGCAGCGCTGCGGCGGCACGCCGGCGCAGCTCGCGCTGGCGTGGCTGCTGCGCCGCGAGACGGTCAGCAGCGTGATCACCGGCGCGACGCGCGTGCCGCAGGTGGAAGAGAATTGCGCGGCGATCGACATGAAGCTCGACGATGCAGTGATGAAGCAGATCGACGAGCTCTTCCCCGCCCGCGACTTCCAGTAG
- a CDS encoding putative O-methyltransferase has translation MSVKTHQLDDALHAWLLRTTVREPALLAELRAETAALPEARMQISAEQGRFMQLLVELLGVRRAIEVGVFTGYSALCVACAMPDDGRLIACDVSRRWTDIGRRYWKRAGVEHKIDLRLGPADGTLDGLIADGGAGTFDMMFIDADKSNYGRYYEAGLRLLRCGGLMAIDNALWSGKVADPTVTDADTAAIRSVVEQACGDGRVSASLVPIGDGLLLARKR, from the coding sequence ATGTCCGTGAAGACGCATCAACTTGACGACGCCCTGCACGCCTGGCTGCTTCGCACGACCGTCCGCGAGCCGGCGCTCTTAGCCGAGCTGCGGGCAGAAACAGCCGCCTTGCCCGAGGCGCGCATGCAGATATCCGCCGAGCAGGGCCGTTTCATGCAGCTTCTGGTGGAGCTGCTGGGCGTCCGGCGGGCGATCGAGGTGGGCGTTTTCACCGGCTACAGCGCCCTTTGTGTCGCATGTGCGATGCCGGACGACGGCCGGCTGATTGCGTGCGACGTCAGCCGCCGCTGGACCGACATCGGGCGGCGCTACTGGAAGCGAGCCGGCGTCGAACACAAAATCGACCTGCGGCTTGGGCCGGCCGACGGCACGCTCGACGGGTTGATCGCCGACGGCGGCGCGGGCACGTTCGACATGATGTTCATCGACGCCGATAAATCGAACTATGGGCGCTATTACGAGGCGGGGTTGAGGCTGCTGCGGTGCGGCGGGCTGATGGCGATCGATAACGCGCTTTGGAGCGGAAAGGTCGCTGATCCGACCGTGACCGACGCGGATACGGCGGCGATCCGGAGCGTTGTGGAACAGGCGTGCGGCGATGGGCGGGTGAGCGCGAGCCTGGTGCCGATTGGAGATGGGCTGCTGCTGGCGCGAAAGCGGTAG